The nucleotide window CCACAGATGCGGAAATCACCTGACTTCCCAAAGTTCCGCAGAAGCGGAGAATACTCGTAGCGGCGGCCCACACTCGTAGGTGCGGTTGCACCTGAGCTAGAAAAATCTGATTCTACTACGTCCAATCCAGATCTCGAAACTCTTTCGGAAACTCATGACCccaaaacatgcatgcaagattcacataacacccatccccgcaagtcCAAAAACACTGGAAGGAAACTACGAGAAATGTATTTTGGGAACAATAGGAAAATGCCTATAACAACCAAATGAGTTGTTACACCGAACCATCTCAatctcgcttcccgcatcttatctTCCACAGAGACCACTCCCACCTTGCCgcggatatcttgattcttacCCTATCTCTCCTAGTGTTCTCATACATCCATCGCAACATCCGCATCTCCataactttcatcttctgaacgtaAGAGTACATGACTGGCCAACTCTTGCCCCATAGAACATAGTTGATCTAACTTCGTTCCACCAATTATTCTCAAAATAACAAGAAGCTCAAAGAAGAGGAAGCGCAGTGTGAAAATGACGTTGAGATTGAAAAGAGGAGAAGTGGGAAATGGGGTATGCGGCATGTGTTTTACGAGctttggggggagggggggggtccatttaaagaaaaagaattttatatttaggGCCTTTGTGCGTATTAAAACTTTGAAGTTTCTTTTTGTAATAAGTTCTATATAATTTATACTAAGCATAAAAGTGTCCCTTCTACCACATATTTAAAATCTGtgtcctatttttattttattttattttgactCTCAAAGAGCCTTCTTAATTCGATGTCCCCAAATATATGTATGCTTATTTTACATTCTACTCCgcaaaaaattaatataatacataaatttCCTCACAAAGTTATACGAGTATTATCTAGAAAGAGAAGTAAAATCCTAACCAAACGTTTTATATGTTGTGGTAAGCTTTATCAAGAGATTAACTCTCCATAAATATTTactattaaattttatataaattatgTTGGACTttatatgcaaattattattgttgatacACCAACCAAACGTGCCCTGACTTCCAAAGTGTCTTAAGATATCCTCAAAAAAGAGGGCACCAATATCTGTGCTCTTTCCTGatatgatcttttttttttctttttccgtaCGTTGTTATTCTCAAATGACACTATTGAATTAAACATTAAAATATGATATTATAGTATGAGAATTACTTACGTTATACACAAATTGTTTTGAGAAAGGTTGTTTGAAAGACCGACGTCGAATAAATATAACTATTTAACCAACTCTACCTGGAGTATGGTGAGAGCATAATCAGCTCAATTAATTCCTTGGTGATTTTTCTGATCAACATCTTACAtcgagtttttttttctttagtttgATGACCAACTTAAGACATGAATACATTCTTTCATTTATAAATTTGTGTTATGAATATCATGTGTAGAATTTGCCCTTACGTATTTTAATGCTACGTTTGAATAAACAAATTCATTGAAACATTAATACGtggttgaaaaatgaaaatgaaatataaaaattaagggAAGGTCATCGCAGTCATTTAACAATCTAAATGAAATATCTCAAAATACAAAGGTAGATGTTACTATAAATTTCAACTACATATAGAATTATGACAATAATTTACATACATGTACACTGTATACACACACAAAGTAGAAAAGGGAGATGTGAAAAAGATTAAGGACGGACCAACAATCTGATTGGTTTCTTTTTGGTGTCACAATGTGAAAAAATTAGCTTATGAAGTTATGATACTCATAATTAGTTGGGCGAGTGTGAAAACggcgaaaaaaagaaaagaaaagaaaaggttcCAAAGTCTAGTCATTTATATCtattagggtgtgtttggtatgacggaatttcttttttctattttctcttgtttggttgcactaaaaatcttaaaaaatgtttttctatgaaaaatattttcctcaaaataggagaaaatattttccttataatttgaggaaaaacattttccaCATCGATCAAAACAAGCCAATGCATCCCCAATTCACCCCGCACtatccaccccccccccccgcataCCTACCCGGCCACtcaccccacccccactcccacGGCGCCCTCCACCTACCCCGACCCCATCAACCACTAGAAGTTGTACTTTGAATTTAAAAACCTCATAGTCTTTTGCTTTGAATATATGCTGAATTAAAGCAGTTTAAAGAAGAATAAACTCCATATCAGAATGAAGAAGAACGAAAGAgttattgaagaagaagaaagaaagattgtaTATCATCGGTTAGTTTACAAATGAGGGTGATATACCCTTATATACGGCTGAGTAAGAGGAGAGATAATATCCtaactaattaactaattatGTGAAGCTAATAACTAATTACATGACTCATTAACTAACTTGTACAAAGACTGTTTTGCCCTCTATACTTAAGTGACTCCTTCTTTAGTATTCTCAAAATTCCCCCTCAAGCTAAGAACTGAAAAAATGTTTTGAATTCCTAGCTTGGAACATAGATAGTGATGTTGTACTCGACTAAGACCTTTGGTCAACAAATCAGGGGTTGATCTTGTGTTGGAATATACTTGGTACTCACCAAGCCTTGAGTTATTTTCTCCCTTATAAAGTGACAGTCGATCTTAATATGCTTAGTCCTTTCGTGGTAAACTAGATTTGCTGCAATCTGTATTGCAGACTTGCTATTAGTGATGAGGTTGATTGGCAATTTGACTTCAACTCCCAATTCCTTCACAAGTCCTAGCAACCAAATGATCTCAGTAACTGTTGTTGCTACACTTCTATATTTAGACTCAGCTGAGCTTCTGGATATAGTTGGTTGTTTCTTTGATTTTCATGACACCAATGAATCTCCTAGCTTTACTAAGTAGCCTGACACTGATTTCCTTGAGTGAGGGCATGCTGCCCAATCAGCATCACAGTATGTATAGATAATTGTGTTTGGATTACTTGACAACAATATGCATTATCCAGGCTGATTTTTAATGTACTTTACTATCCTTAAAGCAACCTCCATATGATATGCttttggttgttgtagaagCTGGCTTAGATTTTGAACTCCAAATGCTATATCTGGTCTTGTCATTGTACGATAGAGTAACTTACCAGTTAGCCTCTGATAGGCTCCTTGATTAGTCAAGGGATCATGAATTTTTCCAGACTAAGCAGACTCAGTAGCATTTATGTGATCATCATACTACTTTGTAATTAACTTGTTGTTGGTGTCTATTGGAGTAACTGCTGGTTTTGCACCACTTAGCCCAGTTTCAGATATCAACTCCAAAGTATACTTCCTCTGATGCATCAATATTCCTTGTTTTGACCTTGCAAACTCAATCCATAAGAAGTACTTAAGTTCTCCTAGGTCCTTCATTTTAAATGCTAGTTTTAAGTTCCTTTTGGTTTCTTCAATGACCTCAGAAAATCACCAGTAATGAGCATGTTATCCACTTaaatcaacacaacaaccataccatTTGCAATCTTCTTGATAAATAAGGAGTGATCCAGTTCACTTTGATTGAATTGTAATTTCATCAGTGCTTCACATTGCCTTCCACTGTCTTGGGGCTTGTTTCAGCATATATAGAGATTTAATGAGCCTGCATACATGATTCCCCCCTTGACTCTTAAATCCCAGTGGAAGCTCCATATAAATGTCATCATAAAGATCTCTTTAGAGAAAAGCATTATACAAATCCATTTGGTGTATATGCCAAGTTTCTAAGCAGCTAAGGCAAGAATAGTTCTCACAGTTTTCATTTTGACAACTAGTGAGAAGGTTTCTTAGTAGTCTATCCCTTCTTGTTGACTATACCCTTTAGCAACTAGTATTGCTTTGAGTCTCTTAATTTCTCCTATAGATTTGTACTTAATCTTGTATATCCATTTGCATCCAATTGGTTTCTTCCCATCTGGTAGAGGTACAACTTTCCAAGTATTGTTGTTTTCTAGAGCATCTATCTTATTCTACATTGCTTCTTTCCATCTTGGGTCTGCTACTGCTTCTGAGAAGTTTTTTGGTTCTGTAAAAGCTGACATCTTTGTTAAGTAAGCTTGATATTTAGGTGTCAACTTCTCATAGgaaatatattttgaaactGCATATGGGATCTCTTAGATGTTTAAAGAGACAAAATCCTTCATCCAAATTGGTGGCTTTCTTTCCCTGCCTGTTCTTCTATGATCAACCTCATTATGTTGAGCTGGTTGATCTATGTGATTGTTTATATCAGGCTGAGGAATGACTTCTTGGATGATTTGATCAACAGGTGGATCTCCAGCCATGTGATCATTGTTGTTTCTTTGGATCTGCCTGAATATCTTAGAACATTTCTTGAAATTCTTGTAGTTCTGGTGAAATAGCTTGTCCTTCTATCTCAGTGGCTGAGTTTTCCACACCTTCATGATTGAGTAAGTATGGCGTATTTATAGTTGACTCTGAACTGTACACTTGCTGTATTTGTGAATCAGCATTGTCCATTTGTAGTTTTGTGATAGGAAAAATAGGTGAGTTGTTTTGCTTCTGCACTTTGAATGGAAATACATCCTGCATGAATACTACATCTCTGTTCACAAAAAACAAATGATTAGTGAGATCATAGAAAAGATATCCTTTTTGAGTTTCTGCATATCCCATGAGGATAGCTGGTTTGGACCTTGGCTGTAGTTTGTCCTGTTCTTGCACTATTTTAGCAAAACATAGACATCCTATGACTCTTAAGTGAGCTAAGGAAGATAGTCTATTATACAGTTTTTTATAATGGGTTTTGTCATTAGGTACAATGCTTGGCAACCTGTTAATTATTTAGACAGCAGCTTGGACACAAACACCCCAGAACCTTATTGGAATATTAGCCTGAAACCTGATTACTCTTGTAGCCTCAAGAATGTATCTGTGCTTCCTCTCAGCAACTCCATTTTGCTGAGGGGAATAGGCACAAGACCTTTGATGAATGATTCCTAATGTTTTAAATAAATTGTTACAGACTGAGTTCACAAACTCAGTGCCATTATCAGACCTTACTATCCTTATTACTCTATCAAACTGTGTTTTACATATGTTAAAAACTGTTGAATAACAATGCAGGTGTCAGATTTCAATTTAAGCAGATGTATCCAGGTCATTCTTGAATAATCATCTActacaattaaaaaatatttataaccatcATGTGTAGGCACTTTGTAAGGCCCCCAAATATCCATATGGACTAATTCAAATATAGAAGAACTCTTCGTATTGCTAATAGGACAACTCAGTCTTATTTGCTTTGCACATGGACAAATGGTCCATTTGTTCAAACTATCATTTATAGCCTAATTGCTTACTTGCAGTATTTTCTTTAGAACAGTAGAGGACACATGTCCATATCTTATATGCCAAAAGCTATATCAGACTTAGAAATAGAAACAGATGCATAATTAAAGCTTTTTGCTATCAAAGAACAATCAATACTATCTTGATGACTTGGCAGTATGTATAATCCTCCTTCTTGTCTACCAATCCCCTTCACCTTCCAGTGTAGAGATCctgaaaaacaaagaaagaaggaagctgagcaattcaactccttagTTAGTTTTGCTATAGATAGCAAATTGAACTTGAATTGAGGGAAGTAAAAAACATTAGTGATAGTACTGGAGTCATTTATTTTAATGGCACCTATGTGTGTAACCAATGTAACATCACCATTTGTTAAGAAAACTCTTTTAGACAATTCTGATGtgtttattgaatatttatctAACAGATTTATGTCAAAAACCATATGATTAGTGGCACCAGTATCCACTATCCATTCTTTCTTAGATTCAATTGCTATTAAGGCAACACATTCTATGTTTGACTTAGCAGCTATTGAACCATTAAAGATACCTGCAGTGTTAGCCAACTGTGCAGATTTTGTACTCTTGTTCAACAGTTGCAgtacatgttgatattgatcCTTAGTAAGGGTGTTGCAAGCATCTAATTGAGCCTTTTGATTGTGAATAAGTTGATTCAAGCTTGGTCTTGCTACATGTCCTGAGCCTTGTGCATATGCTTGATTATCCACACCTTGAGTTTACCCATGCTGTAGGTGACTTCCATGAGTCGAATTGTCAGACCAAACATCGTAAGTAGTGCTGTTATTGCCATTATATCCAGGATTGTTTCCACCATTATTTCCATTGTAGCCATTGCTCTGGCCCATTTTCTTATTGAACTTAAAGTCTGATGGGTATCCTACAAGCTTGTAACATATTTCCTTGGTGTGACCTTTCAATTTACAGAACTCACATTGTAAATTGTAGTTTTCTTAAACTTCGGTTACCCCAATTTCTTGAATACAAGCAGTATCCACTAATCCTTGAACACCAGTTCTTGTGTACATAGCCCCTTCATAAGAACCTTGTCCAATAGCTGGATTAGCACCTAAAATTCCTGGATTAGTAACCACTGATTTTTGGCTCTCATCACTCACAATCATGGAATATGCTTGGTTAATAGAGGGTAAAGGGCTCATTAGCAAGATTTGACTCCTAGCTTGCATGTAAGACTCATTCAACCCCATCAGAAATTGAAGCAGTTTCAACTTCTGCAAATGCAACACAATCTTTGGACTTTGGAAAATCACAAGTAGGAGCAGGAATAATGGCTTCAAATTCTTCCCACATAGTCttcatttttgaaaagtagGTAGACACAGATGCAGTTCCTTGACTACAAATAGCAATTTCTTTGTGCAAGTTATATGACTTAGAACCATCTATCTTTGTAAACCTTTCAAGAAGTTCATTCCACACTACTTGTGCACACGTTGCATACATAATACCACCAAGAATACTACTTGACACTACGTTCATAACCCATGACAATACAATTCCATTTACCCTCTCCCATCTATCCCATAAAGAAGCAGGAAACTTATCTTTTGCCCCAGAACATCTACAATTCCCAATTTATTACGACCTAGCAATGCAATTTCATGGAATTGTGCTAAATTGCATAGTTTTCGATACCTGTTAATTGGAATGAGATGATCTGAATGCTGCTAACATCAGCAAGGGAGAGGAACAACATATGATTATAATCGATTTCCATTGTTCTTTGAAGAACCAGATGCATATTCTGCAGTTTCTTGATTCCCAGAACTGGCTTTCAATTCATTGTTTAGGTTTCCCGTCATTTTGCAGGTGAGTTAGTAGGCAAcaattcaagaattcaaaatTTTTCCAAGAACAATATGAACCGATGTTAATCAATTAACAACTTGAGCGGAAGACTTAGAATCGCGATTTGAACAGGATTGCTAGTTCAAATTGCTCTGCTACCATGAAGTAAACAGTTTAAAGAAGAATAAACTCCATATCAGAATGAAGAAGAACGAAAGAgttattgaagaagaagaaagaaagattgtaTATCATCGGTGATTGTATATCATCGGTTAGTTTACAAATGAGGGCGATATACCCTTATATACAACTGAGTAAGAGGAGAGATAATATCCTAACtaattaacaaattatgtgAAGCTAATAACTAATTACATGACTCATTAACTAACTTATACAAAGACTGTTTTGCCCTCTATACTTAAGTGACTCCTTCTTTATTATTCTCAACATATGCAAATGGTCTTAAAATGACATTTACAACTTGCGCACCAAACACAAAAAAGTTACTagaaaaatcacttattttccgaGAAATATTGTCTTGAAAAAGATTTTCGTGTCATACCAAACACTCTCTTAATTGTTAGGGttgttaattttctttattttcaaaactttataattttattgtagtggtaattttttttttttttttggatatgttGACGAagtgaagagagaaaaagaaaagtcagGAGTTCACACCAGCTTTtggaaaaggaaaagtaaaataGCAGTTAGAAGTCGTGTGTTTCATTTTTTCTGCAAAGTCTTCAGTCGTCGCTCTCCCTTTGTGGGGAGGGCACTACTAGCAGGCAAATGGCGATGaccctttcttctttgtttGACCAATCAATTCAATTCAACATCTTTGTCATAAATTCCACTCCTTTTGGTTAACACTCTAGATCCGTCATTTGCTGCTACCCCATTTCTCACGCCAGTAAGTCTATTCCTCTATCTCCTCTTCTTTTACTATTAATATTTTGTTTCATACTCAGTTAGTTGTAAGTAACTGTTTCTTTAATTTATGTTCTTAGCTGCTTTGAACAAGAACTGAGAGCAAATCTTGAAGTCATGATCAGGAAGCTCTTTGAGTGTTATTAGATTTTGATTTTTACTGTTAATTGCTCAATTTTAACAACCCCTTTCTGGTTTGTTTGAGGGTTGGTTTTTTTGTTATATCAAAGCGGGGttcctttttttcccttcaagttGTGAGCTTTTGTGCTTCTGCTAGTGGAAAACAAGGTGAACTTAATTTTTATCGTATGGTTGATTTTGTTTGTATACTGGCTGGAATAGATATGGGGATTCTCCAACTAGTTTGGATTGAGGCGTAGTTGTTGTAGtattctctctttttccttATTTGTTTATCCACATTGATTTCTTACATGCTTGCTATTGCTTTTTAACGTGTTGACtgtcttcttcctctttcttttgttgGAAGAGGAGGATTATTGGTATACtaagttgaaaaagaaatcCTGTACTCGATTTAATAATGAGCCATTTGTCTCTTCAGGGTTATTAGTTGTATGCTTGTAGCTGGTTTATCCTGACGATATTTTGTACTTTAATGACTGATTTTTTCTTGTTTGGCATGTTCTTACTTGCTCTCtatatatcttcttctctgGCTATATAACTTGGTGCCATGTTCAGTTCCACAGTTTGTCCATACCTTATACCTTGTTGTCTATGAGAACCAACTGTCTGTTTGCAAGTGAATTGCTCCCTTCTGTTcttaatattttccttaaaatattTTGCAGATTGTTGGATTTTGCTTAGGAAAATTGGATTCGTTCGTGCAACTGATATCAAATGCTTTACTAATATTTAGAGATGTTAAAAGTAGGCCCTTAAGTTGATGCAACTATGACTGGACCGTTCACAAAGATGGTGTCAAATTGTGGAGCCTTTACAACTTTGATCTGTCTGCTCTTGAGTTGCACTGTCTGCTGTGCTCTTCAAAGTGACATTGACTGTCTGAATTCTATTAAAAATTCGTTAGAAGACACATCCAATATCTTAGCCAATTCATGGAATTTCAATAATCGCACTGAAGGTTTTATCTGCAAATTCACTGGGGTTGATTGCTGGCATCCTGATGAGAACAGGGTTCTGGCTATCCGTCTTCCGGACATGGGGCTTAAGGGAGAGTTCCCACTCGGTATTCAAAATTGCAAATCTTTGACAGCATTGGATCTTTCAAACAACAAGCTCAATGGAAGTATTCCATCTAATATCTCCAAAGTTATAGGTTTCGTGGTGAACCTCGATCTATCTTCCAACAAATTATCGGGAGAAATCCCTGCGGATCTTGCAAATTGTTCTTATCTGAATAACCTTAAACTTGATAACAACCGATTAAAAGGTCTGATTCCTCCCCAGATTGGCTTGCTTGGTCGACTGAAGACATTTAATGTAGCTAACAATCAATTGACTGGGCAAATTCCAAACTTCACAAATGGTACAACTTTTCCTGCTGAGGATTATGCTAATAATCCAGGATTGTGTGGAGGTCCTTTGCCTGTCTGCCGGGGTCCTCCAAAGAAATCTTCTATTGGACTCATTGTTGGTACAACGATTGGTGGGTTGACTGTAGCTGCTGTAGCCATGGCCATTGGTATGTTCTTCTATCTAAGAAGGATGTccaggaagaagaaaaaggaccAAGATCCTGACGGGAATAAATGGGCAAAGAGTATTAAGGGCGCCAAAGCAATCAAGGTAAGGAGTTTTCTCTGTGGCCAATCGTTTAAAGTTCTCTTCATTAAGATTTTCTCTTTGACGCATCTTTGCTTGATTCGTCAAACTATTGGTTGCTTTTTAGAAGCATCTAAATAAATATAGAACCATAATTCTTCTCTCTCTTACAAGTTCTCTCTTCATTTTTATTCCTTATCAAGCAGATGATTTTTTCACTTGCTCCAGTGTGGTTTTTCAGTCACTCTAGTAAATGCCTAATTTAgcatttgtattttttttttttttttttttttttttccagctttCAATGTTTGAGAAGTCTGTTTCAAAAATGAGACTAAGTGATCTCATGAAGGCCTCTGACAacttcaacaaaaataatattattggGTCAGGAAGAACAGGAACTGTCTACAGAGCAGTACTTGATGATGGCACTTCCCTTATGGTTAAGAGGTTGCAAAATACACAACACTCAGAGAAAGAATTTGTGTCTGAGATGGCTACTTTGGGAAAGGTAAAGAACCGTAACTTGGTTCCTCTTTTGGGCTTTTGCGTGGCTAAGAAAGAAAGACTGTTGGTCTACAAGGACATGCCAAATGGTAACCTGCATGATAAGTTACATGTGATTAGTGAAGGGGACAAAGTTCTAGAGTGGCCTCTGAGAATCAAAATCGGCATCGGAGCAGCCAAAGGATTTGCGTGGCTCCACCACAACTGCAATCCTCGTATTATCCACAGAAACATTAGTTCTAAATGCATCTTACTGGATGTGGAATTTGAGCCAAGAATATCGGATTTTGGACTTGCTCGTCTCATGAATCCAATCGACACTCATTTGAGTACTTTTGTCAATGGAGAATTTGGGGACATGGGATATGTCGCTCCAGAGTACTTGCGAACTCTTGTGGCTACACCGAAAGGTGATGTCTATAGTTTCGGTGTTGTACTTCTTGAGTTGGTAACGGGTGAGAGGCCTACCTATGTGACCAAAGCTCCTGAGAGCTTCAAGGGAAATTTGGTGGAGTGGATCACACATCTCTCGGGTGAATCTATGCTTCAAGATGCAATCGACAGTTCATTGTCTGGAAAAGGTTATGATGAGGAGGTCTTCCAGGTTCTTAAAGTTGCTTGTCGATGTGTATTGTCTACAGCTAAGGAGAGGCCAACAATGTTTGAAGTGTACCAGCTGCTAAGAGTCATCGGAGAGCGATATAATTTCACTACAGAAAATGACATTTTGATGCCTTCGGAGAGTGATGATGGTTTTCAAATGGTGGAATTCATTGTTGctcaagatgtaaaagaggcttGCTAGTAGAATCAGTCCTATGTAATTGTAAGATTTGTGTTCTGCTGCATTTTGTTTTATCCTATACAGGTACCACGTTCAATATACCTACACTATGGGGGAACGGTTGGCTTGAATGTCCTTTAAGTCATTTTGGTTTCTgttttttctggaattttttttcccttagaAGAATACTTTTATGTAAATATGTAACTGTAATGTATTGATCTTCATATTGTAGGAACAAGCGTGTACCATTGGACACTGTTGTGTGACACTAGCTTGGTGTGATATCACTAAAGATTTTTCCCGACTTATACAAAAGAACGATATATGACATCTAATTAGgtttatttggaaaaagtttCACTGCCTGTGATTTTTCCAGACCTGTTCAAATTTTATCCCTTTCCAAATTAAAAAGGTGAAATAAAAGAGTATTATCTgtctttttatatttgaaaattgtatCCAAATTAACAAACAATGGTATGCAAACTgttccttttaaattttttttatagattCATACGGTATATCATCGAGTACAAAAGAACATGTACGCTTTAATCCAAAACAAGGTGGGATCAGGTATGTGAATCCTTACTAACCAtctttttcaaaacttttttttggttAACATCTTTTGCAAATTATAATTACCGGAAGTTCTCTAAGTTCGTATAGGGTATTATCGGGACAATTAATTAAGGATGACTAAAAAGTTTCAAATTTGAGTGTAGGTAACTTAAGTTTCTTTAATTGAGTGTAGGTGATAAATTTATGATTAGTGATTAAGGAGTTTTTGACTTGCCccaaagttttgtttttaacactttgaccctaaactttatttttaacactttgccctcaagttttatttttaacactttgacccaaccAATATAAACCATAAAatacctccccccccccccccgccccgccCCCAAtcccccaccaaaaaaattttgaaaagtttttttttttgtaccacCGACCCCCCGCCCCACCATCCCCCAccctccccaaaaaaaaaattaattttatttaaaaaaaaaagttttgaaaagtttttgtttttggttttttgcaccacccccacGCCATCCACctctccccccacccccaccccctagccccaaaaaaaatgtttttttaaaaagattttgaatttttttttgcaccacccaccccccccccccccccaaaaaaaaccaCCCCTACgctcccaaaaaaattaattttattttaaaaaaaaagttttgaaaagcttttgttttttattttttgcgcCACCCCCCCCCCATCCACCAACCAAACTTCtcaatccccccccccccccccaaacaaccaaaaaaaaagttcttgaaaagaaattttttttctttggtttcttactccacccacccacaccaaaaaaataattttttttttaaaaaattttttttgaaaagtttttgttttttgcaccacccaccccccaaaaacaaaattcttgaaaagaagttttgaattaaAGAGAGAGATACCTCCCCCATATGTTGATCCTAGTAAACCTGGAAGAAGGCGGACAAAGAGGAAGCGTGGAATCGGGGAATCATTGCGAATGAGGAAAAACAAATGCTCCTTATGCAAAACAGCTGGCACAAACAACAACATGTCCAAGccgaaatgctccatagttgttaattgcctttgtgttgtaataatagttattttttggaactttatgacattttaatgttgttcttttttagaatgataatttatgttcttggtgtttgtgaacttggtttatataatatgttgatcgtgttcaaatcacaaatgtgtgtATTCTTGTTAATAAATTCTTTGAGCAGGTTTCTAACAAGTAatgaatttgttgcaacagCTCTGTAACTTGTTGGATTTTATCAATCTTGTTGGGTTTTTGCTAAAAGATTTCAATAAGTAagcaatctgttgcaacaagacGGAGCCTTGTTGCGCAACTAAGTTATATGTTAgggtttttccaacaagtggagtgacttgttgcGGCTAGAAGTAACTTGTTAtgtttatccaacaagagtaaggacctGTTCAACAACTATGTCACTTCTTTGCAATAGATACTATACTTGCTGCAACAAATATTAGAGTTGTTGCAATagatactacttgattcacccatatttagtgatcaacaaagggaatcaatgaaatttagtgataaacaaaggaaatcaacgatatgTAGTGATCaacatataatacttaatcaatttgatagtattttgagTTAGGAAAGAtaatctactaagtcagtatgcactaaatccaatgatcattagagtgaattgatgtgaactacttgattcacccatatttagtgataaacaaatgaaatcaacgatatttagtgatcaatatataatatttaatcaatttgatgg belongs to Lycium ferocissimum isolate CSIRO_LF1 unplaced genomic scaffold, AGI_CSIRO_Lferr_CH_V1 ctg8557, whole genome shotgun sequence and includes:
- the LOC132045912 gene encoding probably inactive leucine-rich repeat receptor-like protein kinase At5g48380 isoform X2, translated to MTGPFTKMVSNCGAFTTLICLLLSCTVCCALQSDIDCLNSIKNSLEDTSNILANSWNFNNRTEGFICKFTGVDCWHPDENRVLAIRLPDMGLKGEFPLGIQNCKSLTALDLSNNKLNGSIPSNISKVIGFVVNLDLSSNKLSGEIPADLANCSYLNNLKLDNNRLKGLIPPQIGLLGRLKTFNVANNQLTGQIPNFTNGTTFPAEDYANNPGLCGGPLPVCRGPPKKSSIGLIVGTTIGGLTVAAVAMAIGMFFYLRRMSRKKKKDQDPDGNKWAKSIKGAKAIKSVSKMRLSDLMKASDNFNKNNIIGSGRTGTVYRAVLDDGTSLMVKRLQNTQHSEKEFVSEMATLGKVKNRNLVPLLGFCVAKKERLLVYKDMPNGNLHDKLHVISEGDKVLEWPLRIKIGIGAAKGFAWLHHNCNPRIIHRNISSKCILLDVEFEPRISDFGLARLMNPIDTHLSTFVNGEFGDMGYVAPEYLRTLVATPKGDVYSFGVVLLELVTGERPTYVTKAPESFKGNLVEWITHLSGESMLQDAIDSSLSGKGYDEEVFQVLKVACRCVLSTAKERPTMFEVYQLLRVIGERYNFTTENDILMPSESDDGFQMVEFIVAQDVKEAC
- the LOC132045912 gene encoding probably inactive leucine-rich repeat receptor-like protein kinase At5g48380 isoform X1 — translated: MTGPFTKMVSNCGAFTTLICLLLSCTVCCALQSDIDCLNSIKNSLEDTSNILANSWNFNNRTEGFICKFTGVDCWHPDENRVLAIRLPDMGLKGEFPLGIQNCKSLTALDLSNNKLNGSIPSNISKVIGFVVNLDLSSNKLSGEIPADLANCSYLNNLKLDNNRLKGLIPPQIGLLGRLKTFNVANNQLTGQIPNFTNGTTFPAEDYANNPGLCGGPLPVCRGPPKKSSIGLIVGTTIGGLTVAAVAMAIGMFFYLRRMSRKKKKDQDPDGNKWAKSIKGAKAIKLSMFEKSVSKMRLSDLMKASDNFNKNNIIGSGRTGTVYRAVLDDGTSLMVKRLQNTQHSEKEFVSEMATLGKVKNRNLVPLLGFCVAKKERLLVYKDMPNGNLHDKLHVISEGDKVLEWPLRIKIGIGAAKGFAWLHHNCNPRIIHRNISSKCILLDVEFEPRISDFGLARLMNPIDTHLSTFVNGEFGDMGYVAPEYLRTLVATPKGDVYSFGVVLLELVTGERPTYVTKAPESFKGNLVEWITHLSGESMLQDAIDSSLSGKGYDEEVFQVLKVACRCVLSTAKERPTMFEVYQLLRVIGERYNFTTENDILMPSESDDGFQMVEFIVAQDVKEAC